The Arachis duranensis cultivar V14167 chromosome 2, aradu.V14167.gnm2.J7QH, whole genome shotgun sequence genome has a window encoding:
- the LOC107475183 gene encoding uncharacterized protein LOC107475183: MMSDIREGVDTTHEWLIPAYKKLLEKYWETDEKWKNIRKKARENRASLLGGSVHCGGSIPLSSTIERMKKQLDRTPTHEEVFKETHTLKSDKSKWVDKRSQDTHEKFIKKLAEVQAQHVEAQAQGMELPPIDEDLIWEEVCGGQKKNRVYGKGAFFSSSIKSRTTSANSVSGRASTNQNSVPDLREQIHNLNEELFQRVTQQTDERISKLLDTRLAPLEKTQKKLEKLERAIGKAKKEKLKQKRWNEAYVSYYKKVRASSSSTTAPPPPPPPPPSISSDEDYDDDGDEDDTEDYS, translated from the exons ATGATGTCGGATATCCGTGAGGGTGTGGATACAACCCACGAATGGCTAATTCCTGCTTACAAAAAGTTGTTGGAAAAGTACTGGGAAACGGATGAGaaatggaaaaatataaggaaAAAAGCGAGGGAGAATCGAGCGTCACTCTTAGGTGGTTCTGTCCATTGCGGTGGTTCTATTCCACTGAGCTCAACTATAGAGAGGATG AAGAAGCAGTTAGACCGTACACCAACTCATGAGGAAGTCTTCAAGGAAACCCACACACTTAAAAGTGACAAGTCTAAATGGGTGGACAAACGCTCTCAAGACACTCAT GAGAAGTTTATAAAAAAGTTAGCAGAAGTTCAGGCCCAACATGTTGAGGCTCAAGCACAAGGAATGGAGCTACCACCAATTGATGAAGACTTGATTTGGGAGGAAGTGTGTGGTGGGCAAAAGAAGAATCGAGTTTACGGAAAAGGAGCATTCTTTTCTAGCTCTATTAAGTCTAGAACCACTTCTGCCAACTCTGTATCTGGAAGAGCATCTACAAATCAAAATTCTGTTCCTGATTTGCGAGAACAGATTCATAATCTCAATGAAGAGCTTTTTCAACGTGTTACTCAACAGACAGATGAGCGTATTAGTAAGTTGTTAGATACACGCTTGGCTCCTTTGGAAAAGACTcaaaagaagttagaaaagttAGAACGGGCAATTGGAAAGGCCAAGAAGGAAAAGCTGAAACAGAAGAGATGGAATGAGGCTTATGTTAGCTATTACAAGAAGGTTAGAGCGTCAAGTAGTTCCACTACTGCTCCACCGCCACCGCCACCGCCGCCACCTTCAATCTCTTCGGATGAAGACTATGATGATGATGGGGATGAAGATGACACTGAGGACTATAGTTGA